Proteins found in one Candidatus Methylomirabilis lanthanidiphila genomic segment:
- a CDS encoding phosphite transport system permease protein htxC: MAWRSTQAAWPAGTRGPDRLSTRNLMIAAGLLTLMVWSYVGTEFSLRELLGGESAIQILTYIRKLFPPDLSTQFLLKTGYWALETFAMSFLGTILAVLIACSLVFLSSRNLMFAGLLFEMEQSRPWVRALRTILCFSAKAVLNVLRTIPHLVWALILVFAVGLGPFPGMLALGIHTGGVLGRLFGEVIENVEIQPLEALQATGAGRLQILFYGILPQALPECLAYTLYRWEVNIREAVILGYVGAGGLGQQIQIAISLFLEHRLLTLILAIYLIVTAVDTLSAYLRSRLA, translated from the coding sequence ATGGCGTGGCGTTCTACGCAGGCGGCGTGGCCGGCGGGAACCAGGGGACCGGATCGCCTCTCCACGCGTAATCTGATGATCGCGGCGGGACTCCTGACCCTCATGGTCTGGAGCTATGTGGGAACCGAGTTCTCGCTGCGCGAACTGCTGGGCGGCGAAAGTGCGATCCAGATCCTCACCTATATTCGGAAGCTCTTTCCGCCCGATCTCTCCACCCAGTTTCTGCTGAAGACCGGATACTGGGCGCTCGAGACCTTTGCCATGTCGTTCCTCGGAACGATCCTCGCGGTCCTGATCGCCTGCTCTCTCGTCTTTCTCTCCAGCCGCAACCTGATGTTCGCCGGGTTGCTGTTCGAAATGGAGCAGAGCCGACCGTGGGTACGAGCGCTCCGAACCATTCTCTGTTTCAGCGCCAAAGCCGTCCTCAATGTTCTTCGGACCATTCCCCATCTGGTTTGGGCACTGATCCTGGTCTTTGCGGTCGGCCTTGGTCCTTTCCCGGGGATGCTCGCACTCGGGATTCACACGGGCGGGGTCCTGGGGCGGCTCTTTGGGGAAGTCATAGAAAACGTCGAGATTCAGCCACTCGAGGCGTTACAGGCGACCGGCGCCGGCCGATTGCAGATCCTGTTCTACGGCATCCTCCCTCAGGCCTTGCCGGAGTGTCTCGCCTACACGCTGTACCGTTGGGAGGTGAACATCCGGGAAGCCGTCATCCTGGGCTACGTCGGCGCTGGGGGACTGGGCCAACAGATTCAGATCGCTATCAGTCTCTTCCTGGAACACCGGCTGCTGACCTTAATTCTGGCGATCTATCTAATTGTCACCGCCGTCGATACCCTCAGCGCCTATCTAAGAAGCCGGCTCGCATAA